Proteins encoded in a region of the Trichosurus vulpecula isolate mTriVul1 chromosome 9, mTriVul1.pri, whole genome shotgun sequence genome:
- the LOC118832211 gene encoding serine protease 42-like — translation MDLGIGNSQEGSGIPSAKGRLGEGTLGAAKHVMVIGDLRNSPHPPYGIPRPKGAGLSMGLPRVGGLHLTASLGPGLCFLLLVLMPCNESGETCGQYHPFRKVFHGHPATPTKHPWQVSLQIYGQHICGGALIDAEWVLTAAHCVLWNYNYTVKLGDISYYTSKNSTIAAVKDILIHPSYSDFIIIRNDIALVHLESPVKFTQKIQPICLPSNKFDLKNGTQCWVAGWGRTKENNNDSHPLVLLETDLYLLERNYCNQMLRKFLFISQFVTMVNSKMICAYHPEGKDACQGDSGGALACEVGEHTWVQVGIVSWGIGCGKPEIPGVYTRVSSFSTWIIRTINQRGSFFLASSCLTFVSMLLLLCVLITP, via the exons ATGGACCTTGGCATtggaaactcccag GAAGGTTCTGGGATCCCCAGTGCTAAGGGGCGTCTTGGAGAAGGGACATTGGGGGCAGCCAAGCACGTTATGGTTATTGGGGATTTGCGGaactctccccaccctccctatgGAATCCCCCGTCCTAAGGGGGCAGGGCTATCTATGGGGCTGCCGAGGGTTGGGGGTCTGCATCTTACAGCCTCCCTCGGGCCTGGGCTCTGCTTCCTGCTGCTGGTTCTCATGCCGTGCAATGAATCTGGTGaga CTTGTGGCCAATACCATCCATTTAGGAAAGTCTTTCATGGACACCCTGCCACACCAACCAAGCATCCCTGGCAGGTGAGCCTGCAAATTTATGGCCAGCACATATGTGGAGGAGCCCTCATTGATGCCGAATGGGTGTTGACAGCTGCGCACTGTGTCTTGTG GAATTATAATTACACTGTGAAGCTTGGAGATATATCCTATTATACCTCTAAGAACAGTACCATCGCTGCTGTCAAGGACATCCTCATCCATCCCTCTTATTCAGACTTCATCATCATCAGAAATGACATTGCTCTTGTGCACTTGGAATCTCCTGTGAAATTCACCCAAAAGATTCAACCTATCTGCCTCCCTTCTAACAAATTCGACTTGAAGAACGGAACCCAATGTTGGGTGGCAGGATGGGGCAGGACCAAAGAAAACAACA ATGACTCACATCCTCTTGTTCTTCTGGAGACTGATCTATACCTTCTTGAAAGAAATTACTGCAACCAGATGTTGAGAAAGTTCTTGTTTATCTCACAATTTGTGACCATGGTCAACAGTAAGATGATCTGTGCCTATCATCCAGAAGGAAAAGATGCCTGCCAG gGAGACTCAGGCGGGGCCCTTGCCTGTGAAGTTGGAGAACACACCTGGGTGCAGGTGGGGATAGTGAGCTGGGGAATTGGCTGTGGAAAACCTGAAATCCCTGGAGTTTATACCAGAGTCAGTTCATTCTCCACATGGATCATCAGAACCATAAACCAAAGAGGCTCTTTCTTTTTGGCCTCTTCCTGCCTCACGTTTGTCTCGATGCTGCTGCTGTTGTGTGTCCTGATAACTCCATGA